The proteins below are encoded in one region of Phaseolus vulgaris cultivar G19833 chromosome 1, P. vulgaris v2.0, whole genome shotgun sequence:
- the LOC137814824 gene encoding S-adenosylmethionine synthase 1-like yields the protein MASETFLFTSESVNEGHPDKLCDQISDAVLDACLAQDPDSKVACETCTKTNMVMVFGEITTKAEVDYEKIVRETCRSIGFISDDVGLDADKCKVLVNIEQQSPDIAQGVHGHFTKRPEEVGAGDQGHMFGYATDETPEYMPLSHVLATKLGARLTEVRKDGTCAWLRPDGKTQVTVEYNNDNGAMVPIRVHTVLISTQHDETVSNDQIAADLKEHVIKPVIPEKYLDEKTIFHLNPSGRFVIGGPHGDAGLTGRKIIIDTYGGWGAHGGGAFSGKDPTKVDRSGAYIVRQAAKSVVANGFARRCIVQVSYAIGVPEPLSVFVDTYGTGKIPDKEILQIVKENFDFRPGMITINLDLKRGGHRFLKTAAYGHFGRDDPDFTWEVVKPLKSEKPHA from the coding sequence ATGGCATCTGAAACCTTTCTATTCACATCTGAGTCTGTGAACGAGGGTCACCCAGACAAGCTGTGCGACCAGATCTCTGATGCAGTGCTCGACGCGTGCCTTGCACAAGACCCTGACAGCAAGGTTGCCTGCGAAACATGCACCAAGACAAACATGGTGATGGTCTTTGGAGAGATCACAACCAAGGCCGAAGTAGACTACGAGAAGATTGTCCGTGAGACATGCCGCAGCATTGGATTCATCTCTGATGATGTTGGTCTTGATGCTGACAAGTGCAAGGTGTTGGTCAACATTGAGCAGCAGAGCCCTGATATCGCCCAGGGTGTGCACGGCCACTTCACCAAGCGCCCGGAGGAGGTTGGTGCTGGTGACCAGGGTCACATGTTTGGCTATGCCACTGACGAAACCCCTGAATACATGCCGCTCAGCCATGTCCTTGCAACCAAACTTGGTGCTCGCCTTACCGAGGTTAGGAAAGATGGTACCTGCGCTTGGTTGAGGCCAGATGGTAAAACACAAGTAACTGTTGAGTACAACAATGACAACGGTGCCATGGTTCCAATCCGTGTTCACACTGTTCTAATTTCCACCCaacatgatgagactgtgaGCAATGACCAAATTGCTGCTGACCTTAAAGAGCATGTTATCAAGCCTGTCATTCCCGAGAAGTACCTTGATGAGAAGACCATCTTCCACCTTAACCCATCGGGTCGGTTCGTGATTGGTGGCCCCCATGGTGATGCTGGTCTCACTGGAAGAAAGATCATCATTGATACCTACGGTGGCTGGGGTGCTCATGGTGGTGGTGCCTTTTCAGGCAAGGACCCAACCAAGGTTGACAGAAGTGGTGCCTATATTGTGAGGCAGGCTGCAAAGAGCGTTGTGGCAAATGGGTTTGCCAGAAGGTGCATTGTCCAAGTTTCTTATGCCATCGGTGTCCCTGAGCCCTTGTCAGTCTTTGTTGACACCTATGGAACCGGAAAGATTCCTGATAAGGAGATTCTTCAGATTGTGAAGGAGAATTTCGACTTCAGACCTGGAATGATCACCATTAACTTGGACCTCAAGAGGGGTGGCCACAGGTTCCTGAAGACAGCTGCTTATGGACACTTCGGAAGGGATGACCCTGACTTCACATGGGAAGTGGTGAAGCCACTCAAGTCAGAGAAACCTCATGCCTAG
- the LOC137814825 gene encoding pto-interacting protein 1-like, translating into MSCFSCCEEDDFQKHAESGGQHLVKNSTGNDGNGRASETAKQGIQAVKIQPIEVPELQVDELKEITDGFGESSLIGEGSYGRVYYGVLKSEQAAAIKKLDASKQPDDEFLAQVSMVSRLKHDNFVQLLGYCIDGNSRILAYEFASNGSLHDILHGRKGVKGAQPGPVLTWTQRVKIAVGAAKGLEYLHERADPHIIHRDIKSSNVLIFDDDVAKIADFDLSNQAPDMAARLHSTRVLGTFGYHAPEYAMTGQLNAKSDVYSFGVVLLELLTGRKPVDHTLPRGQQSLVTWATPRLSEDKVRQCVDARLGGDYPPKAVAKMAAVAALCVQYEADFRPNMSIVVKALQPLLNARHGPAGETSN; encoded by the exons ATGAGTTGTTTTAGCTGTTGCGAAGAAGATGACTTCCAGAAGCATGCTGAAAGTGGAGGACAACATCTTGTAAAAAACTCAACAG GAAATGATGGAAATGGTCGTGCATCTGAAACTGCAAAGCAGGGCATTCAAGCTGTTAAAATTCAGCCCATTGAAGTTCCTGAATTACAAGTAGATGAACTCAAAGAAATTACTGATGGTTTTGGAGAAAGTTCTTTGATTGGAGAAGGATCCTATGGAAGAGTGTATTACGGTGTTCTGAAAAGTGAGCAGGCTGCAGCAATCAAGAAATTAGATGCCAGTAAACAGCCCGATGACGAGTTTTTAGCCCAG GTTTCCATGGTTTCACGGCTGAAACATGACAATTTTGTTCAATTGCTTGGTTATTGCATTGATGGAAACTCCCGAATTCTTGCTTATGAGTTTGCATCTAATGGGTCTCTTCATGATATTTTGCACG GCAGAAAAGGTGTTAAAGGAGCACAGCCTGGTCCTGTTCTAACATGGACTCAAAGAGTTAAAATTGCCGTAGGGGCAGCCAAAGGACTCGAGTATTTGCATGAGAGGGCTGATCCTCACATTATCCATCGGGACATCAAGTCAAGCAATGTACTCATCTTTGACGATGATGTTGCTAAAATTGCAGATTTTGATTTGTCAAATCAGGCTCCTGACATGGCAGCACGACTCCATTCCACCCGTGTCCTTGGAACCTTTGGTTATCATGCACCAGA ATATGCAATGACTGGTCAATTGAATGCTAAGAGTGATGTATACAGCTTCGGTGTCGTTCTTCTGGAACTTTTAACGGGAAGGAAGCCTGTTGATCATACACTACCACGTGGACAACAGAGCCTGGTTACTTGG GCTACTCCAAGACTCAGTGAGGATAAAGTTAGACAGTGTGTAGATGCAAGACTAGGAGGAGATTACCCTCCCAAAGCTGTTGCTAAG ATGGCTGCTGTTGCTGCCCTGTGTGTACAATATGAAGCTGATTTCAGACCAAACATGAGCATTGTAGTCAAAGCTCTCCAACCTTTGTTGAATGCAAGACATGGACCTGCTGGTGAAACTTCAAACTAA